A genomic window from Sulfurimonas paralvinellae includes:
- a CDS encoding FIST N-terminal domain-containing protein, protein MQTRIYVFNKQDTLDIININEKEEIDSAFSILIQLFSGEDEKRIEQILDYLSTTFPKATIITASTDGEIANESVLTESSVAAISTFTDTTIEIAYTKEIESFDAGRELAEKLSCENTKLLITFANGLHCNGEEFLNGIGSVNADLVVAGGLTGDNAKFQKCYVGINSKLYDRGAVAIVLNSNKLQVDNFYSFGWQTIGLKHTITKAKKNRVYTIDGISAVAFYKKYLGDEIANLLPETGIEFPLIIEKDGFKKARAITSKYEDGSLGFAGNLNEGEKVYLGIGKAETILSNPLQRSHHLNVESFFIYSCMARRHFLPDRIGEEIEPFAALAPTSGFFTYGEFFTHKKPELLNQTLTAVALSETPEKVKKTHLKQPSKTTTTDRTFQALRHILDVTSQELHLQTVFQKKINDELEAKTATLDAVGEMANLGHWELDLSTMKISWSNMNYKIFNIDPSNGVPSYFKLFHMVVKEDRKKLLQTKKILLDGEIHSLEIRMKGKDDTILHILISGKIVFNQNKPVKIIGTILDLTDIRMQDALLIQQSKSAQMGEMINMVAHQWRQPLNAISAAAIKLSMQNEMGILTENEIESTSKFIENVTQRMSQTINDFMNFTKSTNKKERIVFDEIFNDIFQIIGTQLENHNITVNIDIEKENALYTYKKELEHILINIIANARDALENIKDKDKEINIKAYTKEKLFVIKIADNAGGIDESIINRIFEPYFTTKETNKGTGLGLYMSKKILQEHLSGDIFVRNYNDGAEFTIIMDIENEK, encoded by the coding sequence ATGCAAACCAGAATCTATGTTTTTAACAAACAAGATACACTTGATATTATTAACATAAATGAAAAAGAAGAGATAGATAGCGCTTTTTCTATACTTATACAACTTTTTTCAGGAGAAGATGAAAAACGGATCGAACAGATTTTAGACTATTTATCTACAACATTTCCAAAAGCCACTATTATAACTGCCTCAACAGACGGAGAGATCGCAAATGAGTCGGTACTTACAGAAAGTAGTGTTGCTGCTATTTCAACTTTTACAGATACTACAATAGAGATCGCTTACACTAAAGAAATAGAAAGTTTTGATGCAGGACGAGAACTGGCAGAAAAACTGAGTTGTGAAAATACAAAACTTCTTATCACTTTTGCAAATGGTCTTCACTGTAATGGAGAAGAGTTTTTAAACGGCATTGGGTCTGTCAATGCAGATCTGGTCGTTGCAGGAGGCTTAACAGGTGACAATGCCAAGTTCCAAAAATGTTATGTCGGCATAAATAGCAAACTTTATGATAGAGGAGCTGTTGCTATCGTACTCAACTCAAATAAGTTGCAGGTAGATAATTTTTACAGTTTCGGCTGGCAGACGATCGGTTTAAAACATACTATTACGAAAGCTAAAAAAAATCGTGTCTATACTATTGACGGTATCAGTGCTGTAGCATTTTATAAAAAATATCTCGGTGATGAAATTGCAAATTTACTTCCTGAAACAGGCATTGAATTTCCTCTCATTATTGAAAAAGACGGCTTTAAAAAAGCACGGGCTATCACCTCAAAATATGAGGATGGAAGCCTTGGTTTTGCCGGTAATCTCAATGAAGGAGAAAAGGTCTATCTCGGCATCGGCAAAGCTGAAACTATTTTATCGAATCCACTTCAAAGATCACATCATCTCAATGTGGAGTCTTTTTTTATCTACTCATGTATGGCGCGGCGGCATTTTCTTCCGGATCGCATCGGTGAAGAGATAGAACCTTTTGCAGCATTGGCACCAACAAGCGGATTTTTCACCTATGGAGAGTTTTTTACACATAAAAAACCGGAACTTTTAAACCAGACACTCACAGCAGTAGCCCTCTCAGAAACACCTGAAAAAGTAAAAAAAACACATCTAAAACAACCCTCGAAAACAACGACGACAGACAGAACTTTCCAGGCACTGCGCCACATTCTCGATGTTACTTCGCAAGAACTTCATTTACAGACAGTTTTTCAAAAAAAGATAAATGATGAGCTTGAAGCCAAGACTGCTACTTTGGATGCTGTTGGAGAAATGGCAAATCTGGGACACTGGGAACTAGATCTCTCGACTATGAAGATTTCATGGTCAAACATGAACTACAAAATCTTTAATATAGATCCATCTAATGGTGTGCCAAGTTACTTTAAACTCTTTCATATGGTCGTCAAAGAAGACAGAAAAAAACTACTTCAGACAAAAAAGATACTCTTGGATGGAGAGATTCATTCTCTAGAAATTAGAATGAAAGGAAAAGACGATACGATTCTGCATATTCTTATAAGCGGAAAAATAGTCTTTAATCAAAACAAACCCGTAAAGATCATTGGAACGATCTTGGATCTAACAGATATAAGAATGCAGGATGCCCTTTTGATACAGCAGTCAAAATCTGCGCAGATGGGAGAAATGATCAACATGGTCGCCCACCAATGGAGACAGCCTTTAAATGCCATCAGTGCCGCAGCCATAAAACTCTCTATGCAAAATGAGATGGGCATATTGACAGAAAATGAGATAGAGAGTACCTCGAAGTTCATTGAGAATGTCACCCAAAGGATGTCACAAACCATCAATGATTTTATGAACTTTACAAAATCCACCAATAAAAAAGAGAGGATCGTTTTTGACGAAATATTTAATGATATCTTTCAAATCATCGGCACACAGCTTGAAAATCACAATATTACGGTCAATATAGATATTGAAAAAGAGAATGCTCTCTACACCTACAAAAAAGAGTTAGAGCATATCCTTATAAATATAATTGCCAATGCAAGAGATGCACTTGAAAATATCAAAGACAAGGACAAAGAGATCAATATCAAAGCCTACACAAAAGAGAAACTTTTTGTCATAAAGATAGCCGACAATGCAGGCGGTATAGATGAATCTATCATCAACAGAATTTTTGAGCCCTACTTCACAACAAAAGAGACAAACAAAGGTACCGGACTTGGTTTATACATGAGCAAGAAGATACTACAGGAACATTTAAGCGGAGATATTTTCGTACGCAACTACAATGACGGTGCCGAATTTACCATTATTATGGACATTGAAAATGAAAAATAG
- the efp gene encoding elongation factor P, with protein MATIGMGDIKKNIRLEVNGVPYKVVEFQHVKPGKGAAFVRMKIKSFLNGKVVEKTVHAGDKFEVPEITYKTMQYLYDDGEMYQFMDNDTYDQLGLSYEQCDDASKWFKDGINVDIVFYKGEAISVQAPEVMEFVIAETPPNFKGDTSSGSKKPATLESGAVVQVPYHVLEGDTIKVNTVDGEYLEKVK; from the coding sequence ATGGCAACTATCGGTATGGGTGATATTAAAAAGAACATTCGTTTGGAAGTAAATGGCGTTCCTTATAAAGTAGTGGAATTTCAACACGTAAAACCTGGAAAAGGTGCAGCGTTCGTTCGCATGAAGATTAAAAGTTTTTTAAATGGAAAAGTTGTTGAAAAGACTGTTCACGCAGGTGATAAATTTGAAGTACCTGAGATCACATATAAAACGATGCAGTATCTTTATGATGACGGTGAGATGTACCAGTTCATGGACAATGACACATACGATCAACTCGGACTTTCGTATGAGCAGTGTGATGATGCTTCAAAATGGTTCAAAGACGGTATCAATGTAGATATCGTATTTTACAAAGGGGAAGCGATCTCTGTTCAGGCTCCGGAAGTTATGGAGTTCGTTATTGCAGAAACACCACCAAACTTCAAAGGTGATACATCAAGCGGAAGCAAAAAACCTGCGACATTGGAAAGTGGTGCGGTAGTTCAAGTACCATACCATGTTCTTGAAGGTGATACTATAAAAGTTAATACAGTTGACGGTGAGTATTTAGAAAAAGTAAAATAA
- a CDS encoding helix-hairpin-helix domain-containing protein, with amino-acid sequence MGLSNKELPRLGFLYLDYVLRFFDHSNFKGWPNKIETVVYHWKNDKERFIKEVKRKKIDVLIGNVPSTAYETFREIARELPHVRFIPSLDTQFSNKSKENVTRFAWKYGLPIPKTYIYYNHDNAYKFLKKAKYPKIVKKSYGPSNYGGYFVHKVDSYEEAKELFAEKKYHPMYFQDFVPMEADIRVMLIGHKPVCAFWRRAPEGEWLTNTSQGGSMDYMDVPKSVLDLAVKTSKAARAEYWACDIAYGKDGKVRILECATAFAAFPYIRDWIGEYLMWSLSEGRFRKPNIPMFNWEELGKIDASLLRTMRHIQFGAYSPSYDGAYFGKKKKNYGGKEVYIHKLDRKYKMYDVKRRWHEEWPSEKWNYQDKLALNPAKSKTKKSVKDAPHPTKDESSESDANEAKITKSELKDFLTSIDGIGKKKVKKLVEHFGSVDDVVGVIHQNPSILEEVKGFTAKLTKKIEKAWKKLLK; translated from the coding sequence ATGGGACTCAGCAACAAAGAACTGCCAAGATTAGGCTTTTTATATTTAGATTATGTACTTCGTTTTTTCGATCATTCGAACTTTAAAGGGTGGCCGAATAAGATAGAAACGGTTGTTTATCACTGGAAGAACGATAAAGAGCGTTTCATTAAAGAAGTAAAACGTAAGAAGATAGATGTTCTCATCGGAAATGTGCCTTCTACTGCGTATGAAACATTTCGAGAGATCGCTCGTGAGCTACCTCATGTAAGATTCATTCCATCACTTGATACACAGTTCTCAAACAAATCAAAAGAGAATGTAACACGTTTCGCATGGAAATACGGTCTGCCGATACCAAAAACATACATATATTACAACCATGATAATGCCTATAAGTTCCTTAAAAAAGCCAAATATCCAAAAATCGTGAAAAAGTCATATGGTCCTTCAAACTACGGCGGTTACTTTGTTCATAAAGTTGACAGTTATGAAGAGGCAAAAGAGCTTTTTGCTGAGAAAAAATACCATCCTATGTATTTTCAGGATTTTGTTCCTATGGAAGCGGACATTCGTGTTATGCTCATTGGTCACAAGCCGGTCTGTGCTTTTTGGCGCCGTGCACCGGAGGGTGAATGGCTGACAAATACTTCTCAAGGTGGAAGTATGGACTACATGGATGTTCCAAAATCAGTTCTTGACTTGGCTGTGAAGACTTCTAAAGCGGCACGTGCAGAGTACTGGGCTTGTGATATTGCTTACGGAAAAGATGGTAAGGTACGTATCCTTGAATGTGCAACGGCATTTGCGGCGTTTCCTTATATTCGTGACTGGATAGGTGAGTATTTGATGTGGAGTTTGAGTGAAGGTCGTTTTAGAAAACCAAACATTCCAATGTTCAACTGGGAAGAACTCGGTAAGATCGATGCTTCACTGCTTCGCACTATGCGTCATATTCAATTCGGTGCCTATTCTCCAAGCTATGACGGTGCTTACTTTGGTAAAAAGAAGAAAAATTATGGCGGTAAAGAGGTTTACATCCATAAACTTGACAGAAAATACAAAATGTATGATGTCAAACGCAGATGGCATGAAGAGTGGCCGAGTGAGAAGTGGAACTATCAAGATAAACTTGCTCTCAATCCTGCGAAAAGTAAAACAAAAAAATCTGTCAAAGATGCACCGCACCCAACAAAAGACGAGTCAAGCGAATCTGATGCAAATGAAGCGAAGATTACAAAAAGCGAGTTGAAAGATTTTTTAACTTCTATTGACGGCATCGGTAAGAAAAAAGTGAAAAAACTGGTAGAACATTTTGGTTCTGTTGATGATGTTGTTGGTGTTATTCATCAAAACCCGTCGATCCTCGAAGAGGTCAAAGGTTTCACTGCCAAACTTACGAAAAAAATAGAAAAAGCTTGGAAAAAACTTCTAAAATAA
- the dnaE gene encoding DNA polymerase III subunit alpha, translating to MSAQLPFTHLHLHTEYSLLDGANKLSNLVSRIKELGMTSVAMTDHGNMFGAIDFYKQMKGAGLKPIIGMEGYIHNGETLNDKSTKQRFHICLYAKNKKGYENLMYLSSKAFIEGFYYFPRINKKELREHSEGLICSSACLQGEVNWHLNLQNERNVKNGALGYEGALEVAREYQDIFGDDFYLELMRHGIGDQLYIDEQILKISKETGIKIVATNDTHYTYPDDAQYHEAFMCIGMNKLYDDPNRMRHSVHEFYIKSPEEMARLFADIPEALLHTQEIVDKCEDFVPIVKSPTPPNFKFTKEYAQAEGLDIDFEDDAPLPEDATEEEKKKWLSAADKNDAAYFVHKCREGLEKRLQIVPPERHQEYRERLEFEMDIINSMKFPGYMMIVWDFVKEAKRIDVAVGPGRGSAAGSLVAYSLEITDIDPMKYDLLFERFLNPERVSMPDIDMDFMQARRGEVIDYVVKKYGRNQVAQIITFGSLLAKGVIRDVARVLDMPLSQADKMAKLIPDELGITLNGKTKNGKFVEGAFQKEPKIQELIESDPQAARVWEFAKKLEGLKRNSGMHAAGVVISNEELWKKTPIYKPSGEDTFVTQYSLNYMEDVDLIKFDFLGLKTLDVIQNAVKLIKRRYDKDVNWHEIDENDQKVYDVIQTGDTVGMFQIESSGMQDLNRRLKPSSFEDLIAVLALYRPGPMESGMLDDFIERKHGRQEITYVFPALEEILKPTYGVIVYQEQVMQIVQTIGGFSLGGADIVRRAMGKKKVEEMLKYNKEFSEGAAKQGLDYKTASELFDLIEKFAGYGFNKSHSAAYAMVTFQTAWLKTYYPNEFMAALLTSDKDNTEKVVRYIDEVKHMGIELAPPDICDSQLEFSAITKDGQDVILFGLGAIKGVGEAAIHAMLEEREENGDYVSLQDFVNRIEPSKVNKRVIESIIKAGGFDRYGYSRKALLDQIDLIVETAKKASEAKKNAVGSLFGDDDAITTVELTLTNSDEYELKEILEFEKDTLGFYVSGHPMDDYRETLDELNYTLSSELENLKDGSYSIFIGKVEEITKKISKKGNQFGIVNLMDFHGNMEIMLFSDKLEQLEAMNLEEPVAFKARVTHTDFGPRLNVTKIMTLKDAKRETKKVKKEIQEAPPEPINLAVRLSQDFDVLENLYSIIRQNPGNRPLKVTIVSKLHNVVIDSAIRVGSQIVGALEGNEHVDIIG from the coding sequence TTGAGCGCACAACTTCCATTTACACATCTTCATCTTCATACAGAATACTCGCTGCTTGACGGAGCCAATAAACTCTCCAATCTCGTCTCACGTATTAAAGAACTCGGTATGACCTCCGTCGCCATGACGGATCATGGAAATATGTTCGGTGCAATAGATTTTTACAAACAGATGAAAGGTGCAGGGCTTAAACCTATCATCGGGATGGAAGGCTATATCCATAACGGCGAGACGCTGAATGACAAAAGCACGAAACAGCGTTTTCACATCTGTCTTTATGCGAAGAATAAAAAAGGGTATGAAAACCTTATGTACCTCTCTTCCAAAGCTTTTATAGAGGGGTTTTACTATTTTCCACGCATTAATAAAAAAGAGCTGCGTGAGCATAGTGAAGGGCTTATCTGCTCTTCTGCATGTCTGCAGGGGGAAGTGAACTGGCATCTAAATCTTCAAAATGAGAGAAATGTAAAAAACGGTGCGCTTGGTTATGAGGGTGCACTCGAAGTTGCCAGAGAATATCAGGATATCTTCGGGGATGATTTCTATCTTGAACTGATGCGTCACGGTATCGGTGACCAGCTCTATATAGATGAGCAGATATTGAAAATATCAAAAGAGACAGGCATCAAAATAGTCGCTACAAATGATACTCACTACACCTATCCTGATGATGCACAGTATCATGAAGCTTTTATGTGTATTGGGATGAATAAACTTTATGACGATCCAAACCGTATGCGTCACTCCGTACATGAGTTCTATATCAAATCACCCGAAGAGATGGCACGTCTTTTTGCAGACATTCCTGAAGCGCTGCTGCATACACAAGAGATCGTTGACAAGTGTGAAGATTTTGTCCCTATTGTAAAATCACCGACACCACCGAACTTTAAATTTACCAAAGAGTATGCCCAAGCTGAAGGGCTGGATATCGATTTTGAAGATGATGCACCACTGCCGGAAGATGCAACGGAAGAAGAGAAGAAAAAATGGCTCTCAGCAGCTGATAAAAATGATGCGGCTTACTTTGTACACAAATGTAGAGAAGGGCTTGAAAAACGATTGCAGATCGTTCCTCCTGAGCGTCATCAGGAGTACAGGGAGCGTTTAGAGTTTGAGATGGACATCATTAATTCAATGAAGTTCCCGGGATATATGATGATCGTTTGGGACTTTGTTAAAGAGGCAAAACGCATAGATGTAGCTGTAGGACCCGGACGTGGTTCGGCTGCGGGAAGTCTTGTAGCTTATTCTTTGGAGATCACCGACATAGACCCGATGAAGTACGATCTGCTCTTTGAGCGTTTTTTAAATCCTGAACGTGTATCTATGCCCGATATCGATATGGACTTTATGCAGGCGCGACGCGGCGAGGTCATTGACTATGTTGTGAAGAAGTATGGACGTAATCAGGTAGCACAGATCATTACTTTTGGTTCTTTGCTTGCCAAAGGGGTCATTCGTGATGTTGCCCGTGTTTTGGATATGCCGCTTTCTCAAGCCGATAAAATGGCAAAACTTATTCCTGATGAGTTGGGTATCACGCTCAACGGAAAGACAAAAAACGGTAAGTTCGTAGAAGGGGCTTTTCAAAAAGAGCCAAAAATTCAGGAGCTTATCGAGTCAGATCCGCAGGCTGCGCGTGTTTGGGAATTTGCAAAGAAACTCGAAGGACTGAAGCGTAACTCGGGTATGCATGCCGCGGGTGTCGTTATAAGCAATGAAGAGCTTTGGAAGAAGACGCCTATCTACAAGCCAAGCGGTGAGGATACTTTTGTTACACAGTATTCACTCAACTATATGGAAGATGTCGATCTTATCAAATTTGACTTTTTGGGTCTCAAAACGCTTGATGTTATCCAAAATGCTGTCAAGCTCATCAAACGCCGTTATGACAAAGATGTGAATTGGCACGAGATAGACGAAAATGACCAAAAAGTCTATGATGTGATCCAAACAGGTGATACGGTAGGAATGTTCCAGATAGAGTCATCGGGTATGCAGGACTTGAACCGTCGGCTCAAGCCTTCGAGTTTTGAAGACCTTATTGCGGTCTTGGCACTCTACCGTCCCGGACCGATGGAGTCTGGGATGCTCGATGACTTCATTGAACGTAAACATGGACGTCAGGAGATTACATACGTCTTTCCTGCGCTTGAAGAGATACTCAAACCTACCTACGGAGTTATTGTTTATCAAGAACAGGTTATGCAGATAGTGCAGACCATTGGTGGTTTCAGTCTTGGCGGTGCGGACATCGTTCGTCGTGCCATGGGTAAGAAAAAAGTTGAAGAGATGCTCAAGTACAACAAAGAGTTCTCTGAAGGTGCAGCTAAACAGGGGCTTGATTATAAAACGGCATCGGAACTCTTTGACCTTATTGAAAAATTTGCCGGTTACGGTTTTAATAAGTCTCACTCTGCGGCGTATGCTATGGTCACGTTTCAGACGGCATGGCTGAAAACATACTACCCAAATGAATTTATGGCAGCACTGCTCACATCAGATAAAGACAATACAGAAAAGGTCGTGCGTTACATAGATGAAGTCAAACATATGGGCATCGAGCTGGCTCCGCCTGATATCTGTGACTCTCAGCTTGAATTCTCCGCTATTACAAAAGATGGGCAGGATGTTATTCTGTTTGGACTTGGTGCAATCAAAGGTGTTGGAGAAGCTGCCATTCATGCCATGCTTGAAGAGCGTGAGGAGAATGGTGACTATGTCTCTTTACAAGATTTTGTCAACAGAATAGAGCCGAGTAAGGTAAATAAACGCGTTATAGAATCCATCATCAAAGCAGGTGGGTTTGACAGATATGGATACTCACGCAAGGCGCTGCTCGATCAGATAGACCTCATAGTTGAAACGGCAAAAAAAGCGAGTGAAGCGAAGAAAAATGCGGTAGGTTCTCTCTTTGGAGATGATGATGCGATAACGACCGTTGAATTGACACTGACAAACTCTGATGAGTATGAACTCAAAGAGATACTGGAGTTTGAAAAAGATACTCTTGGCTTTTATGTATCGGGTCACCCGATGGATGATTACCGCGAGACCTTGGATGAACTCAATTACACGCTTTCATCGGAGTTGGAAAATCTCAAAGATGGTTCTTATTCTATTTTCATTGGAAAAGTGGAAGAAATTACGAAGAAGATATCGAAAAAAGGGAATCAATTCGGCATTGTAAACCTCATGGACTTTCATGGCAATATGGAGATCATGCTCTTTTCAGATAAGCTCGAACAACTTGAAGCGATGAACCTTGAAGAGCCGGTCGCTTTTAAAGCAAGAGTGACACACACAGACTTCGGACCACGGCTTAATGTGACAAAGATAATGACACTTAAAGATGCCAAACGTGAGACGAAAAAGGTCAAAAAAGAGATACAAGAAGCTCCGCCTGAGCCGATAAACTTAGCTGTAAGACTTAGTCAGGATTTCGATGTACTTGAAAACTTATACTCCATCATACGTCAAAATCCTGGAAATAGACCTTTGAAAGTGACAATCGTCTCAAAACTGCATAATGTAGTCATAGACTCGGCAATACGTGTTGGCAGTCAAATAGTCGGAGCCTTGGAAGGCAATGAACATGTGGATATTATAGGATAG
- a CDS encoding M18 family aminopeptidase, with amino-acid sequence MNKQDFNEGLLGFLDASPTPFHATQNMGLMFENAGFEKLDEKKKWELREGGKYYVTRNDSSVIAFTYPGSRKDYLMVGAHSDSPNLKLKPNPVIKEHGVVKFGVESYGGLLLNPWFDRDISLAGRVSYLDEKNEIQSALINVEKKIAIIPSLAIHLDDKANKERTVNKQTDICPILSTNEDFDFDAFIRWQLDRIGIKNAKEIYAHELSFYDTQKASYVGLRDDFIASARLDNLLSCYVGMLSICSVEADTPMLFIASDHEEVGSESTSGAGGSFLENTLRRMFDDYEEYVEMVRSSMMVSADNAHAIHPNYPSKHDKEHAPLMNDGVVVKINANQRYATNSQTTAKFLQRADSLGQKVQKFVNRSDMGCGSTIGPITATRIGIDTIDVGLPTLAMHSIRELAGSDDAHSLYKILREFHL; translated from the coding sequence ATGAACAAACAAGATTTTAATGAAGGACTTTTAGGGTTTTTGGATGCTTCTCCGACGCCTTTTCACGCAACGCAAAATATGGGCTTGATGTTTGAAAATGCTGGCTTTGAAAAGTTGGATGAGAAGAAAAAATGGGAGCTGCGTGAGGGCGGAAAGTATTATGTGACACGTAATGACTCTTCTGTTATTGCTTTTACCTACCCAGGCTCACGCAAGGATTACTTGATGGTGGGTGCACATAGCGATTCTCCAAATTTAAAACTCAAGCCAAATCCTGTCATAAAAGAGCATGGTGTTGTGAAGTTTGGCGTGGAGAGTTACGGAGGGCTGCTTTTAAATCCTTGGTTTGACAGAGACATCTCGCTTGCCGGCCGTGTGAGCTACCTTGATGAAAAAAATGAGATACAAAGTGCTTTGATTAATGTTGAAAAAAAAATAGCGATCATTCCATCTTTGGCGATTCACCTCGATGACAAGGCTAACAAAGAGCGAACGGTCAATAAGCAGACCGATATTTGCCCGATACTTTCAACAAATGAAGATTTTGATTTTGATGCGTTTATACGATGGCAGCTTGATAGGATCGGCATAAAAAATGCAAAAGAGATCTATGCGCATGAGCTTAGTTTCTATGATACGCAAAAAGCTTCCTATGTCGGACTGCGTGATGACTTTATAGCAAGTGCACGACTTGACAATCTACTTTCGTGTTATGTAGGAATGCTTTCTATTTGCAGTGTTGAAGCAGATACGCCGATGCTTTTCATTGCTTCAGATCATGAAGAGGTCGGTAGTGAAAGCACCAGTGGAGCAGGGGGCAGTTTTTTGGAAAATACACTGCGCCGTATGTTCGATGATTATGAGGAGTATGTGGAGATGGTGAGAAGTTCCATGATGGTAAGTGCCGACAATGCTCACGCAATACATCCAAACTATCCCTCCAAGCACGACAAAGAGCATGCACCACTTATGAATGATGGTGTCGTTGTGAAGATAAATGCAAATCAGCGTTATGCTACAAACAGTCAAACAACGGCAAAGTTTTTACAAAGAGCCGATTCACTTGGTCAGAAGGTGCAGAAGTTCGTGAATCGTTCAGATATGGGATGCGGTTCTACTATAGGCCCTATAACAGCTACAAGAATAGGCATTGATACCATCGATGTAGGTCTGCCGACTTTGGCAATGCACTCTATCCGTGAGCTTGCCGGTAGTGATGATGCCCATTCACTTTATAAAATACTGAGAGAATTTCATCTCTAA
- a CDS encoding sensor histidine kinase, translated as MAAITPEELNLLIEQTYKVENEFNELKASYAHLQDTVEKVVEFLPNAVWILHKEDETVFLQNSHARDLWQLLKLLEYKEEDYEIKFNDHSFLIKSSAYQDKLMLSAIDITEQKRKENLATMGQMAAHLSHEIRNPIGAISLMSSTLKKRVIPENIPIVEEIQRSVHRIERIIKATLMFSKGVEAHKKEFLWSELRESLNLSIDYYGYAKEITFIFPDEDFKLNGDKDLLEMLFSNFIANAIDAIEADDNEEGVVEIRHEKEGKKHIFFIYDSGVAIENEKELFEAFKSTKVKGNGLGLVLSRQIAEAHNGTVSLCDGLKKCFKIVIA; from the coding sequence ATGGCTGCGATCACCCCCGAAGAGCTGAACCTTTTAATAGAACAGACCTATAAGGTAGAAAATGAGTTTAATGAGCTTAAGGCTTCTTATGCCCATCTGCAGGATACTGTAGAAAAAGTTGTGGAGTTCCTGCCAAATGCTGTGTGGATCTTGCATAAAGAAGATGAAACCGTTTTTTTACAGAACTCTCACGCAAGAGATTTGTGGCAGCTGCTAAAGCTTCTTGAGTATAAAGAAGAAGATTATGAAATTAAGTTCAACGACCACTCTTTTCTCATTAAAAGTTCAGCCTATCAAGATAAACTGATGCTCTCAGCCATCGATATAACAGAACAAAAGAGAAAAGAGAATCTTGCGACCATGGGGCAGATGGCGGCACATCTTTCTCATGAGATACGTAATCCTATCGGTGCTATCTCTTTGATGAGCTCAACACTGAAAAAACGTGTTATTCCTGAAAATATACCGATTGTCGAAGAGATTCAAAGATCAGTACACAGAATAGAGCGTATCATAAAAGCAACGTTGATGTTTTCAAAAGGTGTAGAAGCTCATAAAAAAGAGTTTTTATGGAGTGAATTAAGAGAATCTCTCAATTTGTCGATAGATTACTATGGATATGCCAAAGAGATTACATTTATTTTTCCGGATGAAGATTTTAAGCTCAATGGTGATAAAGATCTCTTGGAGATGCTCTTTTCAAATTTCATTGCCAATGCCATCGATGCTATCGAAGCAGATGATAATGAAGAGGGTGTTGTTGAGATCCGTCATGAAAAAGAGGGAAAAAAGCATATCTTTTTCATCTATGACAGTGGTGTAGCCATAGAGAATGAAAAAGAGCTCTTTGAGGCCTTTAAAAGTACAAAGGTCAAAGGCAATGGGCTAGGGCTTGTACTCTCACGTCAGATAGCTGAAGCACACAATGGAACAGTTTCATTGTGTGACGGTTTAAAAAAATGTTTTAAAATTGTGATTGCATGA
- a CDS encoding DUF2249 domain-containing protein — protein sequence MQLEERMKKEKISIPMTTLDFYKYEIDGIIYYEFDATECSPPEPMVNTLNALRMIKNENERLVGYFFHEPVPLYAKIADSFVHEAKELENGDYKITFKKT from the coding sequence ATGCAATTAGAAGAGAGAATGAAAAAAGAAAAGATTTCCATACCGATGACAACATTGGACTTTTATAAGTATGAAATAGACGGCATAATCTATTATGAATTTGATGCCACGGAGTGTTCTCCACCTGAACCGATGGTAAATACTTTGAATGCCCTGCGCATGATAAAAAATGAGAATGAGAGACTTGTTGGATATTTTTTTCATGAGCCTGTACCTCTTTATGCAAAGATAGCTGATTCCTTTGTTCATGAAGCCAAAGAATTAGAAAATGGTGACTACAAAATAACATTTAAAAAAACGTGA